A stretch of Fundicoccus culcitae DNA encodes these proteins:
- a CDS encoding SDR family NAD(P)-dependent oxidoreductase yields MDLGLQGKVAVVTGSSKGIGLATAKMLVGEGADVTICARNLDRLEAAKAEILAETGKEVLVVVADMTIEADCERVIEETVEHFGRLDILINNAGTSEAHPFEEVDNALWQKDLDLKLFGAINTTRAAVPHMRQVGGGAVVNLTAAAGKTPGAKSFPTSISRAAGLALTKGLSKEFAADNIRINAVCIGLIRSDQIEKKWQNERPDLTWEEYSALDSHEIPMGRIGDTVEAAKVITFLASSGASYVTGTSVNIDGGKVAVL; encoded by the coding sequence ATGGATTTAGGATTGCAAGGCAAAGTGGCGGTCGTGACAGGATCAAGTAAAGGCATCGGGCTTGCGACAGCCAAAATGTTGGTCGGTGAAGGGGCGGACGTCACTATTTGTGCGCGCAATTTAGATCGCTTAGAGGCGGCTAAGGCTGAAATATTAGCGGAAACGGGTAAAGAAGTTTTGGTGGTTGTAGCAGACATGACGATCGAAGCGGATTGTGAGCGTGTGATTGAGGAAACGGTAGAACACTTTGGACGCTTAGATATTTTAATCAATAACGCTGGGACGTCGGAGGCGCATCCCTTTGAAGAGGTAGACAATGCTTTGTGGCAAAAGGATTTGGATTTGAAATTGTTCGGTGCCATAAATACCACCCGAGCCGCTGTTCCGCATATGCGTCAGGTCGGTGGCGGTGCGGTGGTGAATTTAACGGCGGCAGCTGGTAAGACCCCAGGAGCAAAGTCGTTTCCAACGTCCATTAGTCGCGCGGCCGGTTTAGCTTTAACCAAGGGTTTGAGCAAAGAATTCGCGGCCGATAATATTCGTATCAATGCGGTCTGTATTGGTCTTATTCGCAGTGATCAAATTGAGAAGAAATGGCAGAATGAGCGGCCTGATTTGACTTGGGAAGAGTATTCGGCTTTGGATAGTCATGAGATTCCTATGGGTCGCATAGGCGATACCGTTGAAGCGGCGAAGGTAATTACCTTCTTGGCGTCATCTGGTGCATCCTATGTGACGGGAACGTCAGTGAATATAGATGGTGGGAAAGTGGCGGTGTTATAG